cattgagctggaaggaaccctgaaaggtcattgagttcagccccctgccttcactagctggactaagtactgattttaccccagattcctaagtggccctctcaaggattgaactcacaaccctgggtttagcaggccaatgctcaatccactgagctatccctcctcattAAATGGTATAACAAACTAATCGAGAAATGGGTTGCCAAGCTTAAATTTCCCACTTAAAGAGAATCCGAAACTGCATTAAACAGAAATATTTCCCTTTTAGATTTTTCTAAAGTAGCTATTCTTTATGTATTTGACTCAGTTGAGTGCATTTAATTCTTTGCAGAACATCTCTAAAGAGTTTGTCCTTTTACCTGCCTTTAGAAATATGAGGAACAAAGTCTGGCCTCTTTGTTATTTGAAAAACTCCTTGGGCTAGGGTGAGACACACACGTTCATCCTGAGATATGTACCGTAAGCTCTCAAATTGCTGAAGGCCTGGATAGATTGTCTGAGACTGGTTTACACCTATTTGAATAATGTTTTTGAGAAATTTGGGCAAATCAAACTTCTTGGGGAAGCCTTTGTGTGTACCTTATCCATGTGATACCCTggttttcaatgggactacttgcatgaatAAAATTACTAGGTGATTTAGGGTTTGTAGGGCCATAAGATGTGAGCAGGCAAATGATTCTGTGCTGGTCTCAGGAACTCCTATATTTTCCTATTGAGCAGAAGGTGTCCTGACAGAATTattaggcagaaaaaaaaaccctgtgaaaTACTCTAAGGATAGAGTGGACTGAGGGTTGTGCTTACAGGAGGACCACCCATTCATATATCTTTCATCCAGCGCTAGTATACATTTAAAGAAATAACTTAAGTTTTCATATTATTTATCTTTCAGCTCAGTGTGCCATCATAATGTTTGATGTAACATCAAGAGTTACATACAAGAATGTACCTAACTGGCATAGAGATCTGGTACGAGTATGTGAAAACATCCCTATAGTGTTGTGTGGCAACAAAGTGGATATCAAGGACAGAAAAGTCAAGGCAAAGTCAATTGTCTTCCACAGGAAGAAGAATCTTCAGGTATGATGGCTATCTGTTTTCAGGAAATCTTGTGTTTTTGATTTTAGTCTATTGACCTAAACAGTACTGTCGCAGCCCTTTTTATTCTGAAGGTAAAATGCAATGCTGAGCACTTATGCATTTCTCATTACCAATGGTTGTTAATTACAAATGCAGTAAAAGATCAAATCACTTCTTTTTTTCCCTATGAACAGAATTGAGGATCTTAACAATTGATACAGATAGGAAGTTAAAGGTGTTATATTCCCTTCATTAGGACTAATATTGACTTCTGCCAAAGATGTAGGACCCTGAACTCAGTCTTGATATAAAGCTCTTCATCATTTAAAGAAGCTGATAGAGTAAAAAGGGAACCCTAACATTCATTAGAATTTGATCAAAATTCAGAGCAGGTAGGCCAAATGTGAACCTGTTCAGAGTGGAGCTCTTCACAGTCTTGTGcacttaagaaaaataaaaacagattctTACTGGAATAAAAATCAAGATGTAGATAGACAACTGAAATGTCttaatttgctttttttgttaCGGGACTGTTTTTAGTGGCCTGTTTCTATCCACGTGCCAAACCACTTTAGCTTCCAAAAAATCACTGGGAGTAAAGCAGGTGAAGACTTTGCAATTGAGACCCTGGTCCCAGCCAAACTTAGCAGTATAACAAGGTCTGACTTTCCAACAGATGTGTCAACATATTTCAGCTGTGTGAgtgatgtgtgtgtatatatgactGTTCTCTCTTTTGCAGTACTATGATATCTCAGCTAAGAGTAACTACAACTTTGAGAAGCCCTTCCTCTGGCTTGCCAGGAAGCTAATTGGAGATCCCAACTTGGAGTTTGTTGCCATGCCTGCTCTTGCGCCCCCAGAGGTTGTTATGGACCCAGCATTGGCAGCACAGTATGAGCAAGACTTACAGGTAACTGCTCTGACAAAATGGTACAGAGTTGCAGTGTTTGTCCATTTCTCTAACATGGATGCCTGAGAAATCAACTGCTATAAGGAGTTCAAACTCTAAAGCTAGCTGCTAAATAGAATTCTGTGTTTCAGATTGCTCAGACCACTGCCCTGCCAGATGAAGATGATGACCTGTAAGGGATGAAGCTGGAGCCCAGCGTCAGAAGTCTAGTTTTATAGGCAACTGTCCTGTGATGTCAGTGGTGCAGCGTGTTTGCCACTTTATTATCTAGCTGAGCAGAACATGTGCTTAATCTTTGGGATGCTGAGAGATGAATGGGCTTCGGAGTGAAtgtggcagtttaaaaaaaaaaaaaattccttcataTTTTGGACCTACATATCTAGCTGTTTTTTGGACTGCAATTACTTCCCCCTTGAGTTTCAAATCTAACTAAGACTGCTGCAGTCACATCACAGTATTCAGTGGTAAATCTTGTTTGTTACTGTCATTCCCATTCCTTTTTTGTTTAGATCATAATAAAGTTGTATTTCAAATATCTAAACAAGTGAACTTTCATGCATTGTTAGGAGTAATTTAAATAATGTCTCCTATCCTTGAATAGATGCTAATATAGTATtgaattttaatttgatttttttacacTTGGAATAGGTATGCAACAAGTAGTAAATTAAAAGGTAATCTAGTAATCTTACAGGCTTCTTGAAGCCTGATtgaaacactgacttttaaaaCCCAAAGTGTAACTTAACTAGGAAAAACAAAAGCAGTGAacttctgagggcttgtctatggGTTAATGTACTTGCATGCTAGGGGTGTGAGTAGCCTGCATGGACCATGGTTGTGCACACTAAAAGTTATTTAGTACTTACTAGGTAGAAGTACACCAGGGAGCTTTTAATGTGTACAAGCATGGTTGACATGGGCCAACCACTGCATGTGTtaatatgctttttaaaatcacCCCCTTGTGCCCATTACCCTACCATGTGGACAGTCCCTGAAGGATTGGCAAGTGTAAATGGATTGAAACAAGTGTAAAATGTAGGTCTAAACCTGTTCTTAATGGCTGcatttgaaatgcagatactgacTGCTTGCAGGGATTCTTATTCTAGGAATACAGTACCAAGCTCAACCTCCAtactacctttaaaaaaaaaaaaaaaaacaatcttcagTTCTGGTTTGCAGTTGTTTAATCTATTAAAATGAACTTTGAAATTCAGAGGGCTCCATACTATAGCAACCAGAAAGTAGTCAGCAATAGGCCTGTTTTTATATTAAGTGATGTACAAATTATAGCAGAGCTAGTGTTCTGCTATAGTTAAGGCTGAGTGTTCCTCAGTGAATACAGTGAAATGGGCTCTTCGCTGAGCATTGTAGCTCGCTTTCCACTGAAGAGTTACAATTAGTAAAATTTGAGTCTAATTCCATGCTTGACTGAACTACATAAGTCTTTACCAAACTGCACCAAGTTCTAAATTTGAAAATAGCTTATTTCAGCACAGAGAGTGGAAAATGTCAACTTCAACACTAAATTTACTGGCACTTATACCAGATGCACACACCAAAATGGAAGTTTTTAAGGGAAATAATTTTCAGTAGTGTTCAATTAAGTACATGAATCCGTCAGTTTTGTATTTTTGGTTTCTTAATAAAGTGAAGCATTTCATTTATTCCTCAACTTGCATGTTTATGTACATAGTTATTACTTGGATAATACTACCACCCTAAAGCACCCTTGTTACCAGCAACAAGTGTACTGCCATAGCTATTATCAACATTTCCTTCCAAAAACATGATTAgtcagatttttttaattgtCAAGATTCACTTTGGAAACTAGTTTACAGATAGTTATGGCTTAATGGGAGGAGCAGAAGTGGTTCTTCATGGGCAGGATTAATAGCCTTTTCATTCTGCATTTGATCTTATCTACAGTCAAGACATCCAGGTTCTCTTCCCAAGCTTCAGCTGGACTGATCTTTTTCACTAGCACAATCTGCTTGAATCAAACAGCCCCTGAACATAGGCTTCTGCTTCATATATTCTGCCACTAAAGTTTAGGCTGACTCTACAGTTTGAGGTAGAGCTGTGATTTGATTCCTGATTTGAGGAAAAACGTGCTAGATCTGAGCAGATTTGCACACTAAACATAAAAAGAGTGGTCACAACAGCATGAGCAATGGAACGGGCTAGCTACATGAAATGTGTGCCTGTCAGAGACCCTACCCCTGCACTTCAGACAACTAGCCTCTTGCACTGTTGTGGCTACACTGCATTTAGCATGCTAGTTTAATTAGAGCTAGTGAATATTTAGCCTTTTAAAGTGGCAATTGCCTCCACAGCTGAGAATGTAGCTGCACCCTAAATTGGTGGGCTCCAAGCTGgggtgaggccccagctgaggcCCTGGGTTTAGCCTCAGCCCCTCACCACAGCCTAGCCCTGGCCCTTTTGgctgtggcctcagctgcagctctggctccCTGAGATGGTGGGGTGTGGACAGGTTACATTATGGCTAAGTGGGGACACAATGTAAGTTTGGGGACCACAGCCTAAATGAACACTATTTGCTAATGCCAGCTTTAAACTCACCTATTTACTATATTAGGTTCTACAACATAGATTTTTGATTTTTAAAGTTCACTAGTTCCTTTTGGGAAATAGATTAATTTGGGTCTTGGTATTTTGTTCCAAATCAGTATGTGCAAGTAGCTTTATATACTACTTAGTTTGCAAGTTGGCTCTAGCTAGCTGCCTGCCCTttcacttcccctcctcccccaaaatggTTTCTTGTCACCACTTTTACCCCTTAATTGTTTTAGCAGGAGAACCCCTAGTACCTGTGACTTTTGTTTTGCATGTGTTGTGGCTTCTGCAAAGTAGTGGAGTATGGCTACATTATAGTTTTATCTGATGTGCACATACTttaaatgtaagacatccaaaGTGCAAACAACTTCATGAAATCATGATTTTTGTAAAATGCCAGATGCTGGATCTTTCAGTTGTTGGAGTTTGACTTCTAGTGACCTTACCATTCCCCCCCTCAAATCTATCAGTCTTCCTGGACCTTTTCACTGCAATATCATTTGGCCTAGTAGAGTAGGCTGGAATCTTTTTTGAAATCTCATTGCATGTTTTTCAGGTGATTGGAGGATGGTGCTGTAGAATAGCAAAGTTATTCCATGTTTATAGGGCTGAGATCATGCTCTCCACAGCATTTCCAAGGTCTGTTAGACTAAGGACCTGAACTGATCCTGAATTGTCAATGAGGCCAATATCACATGTTGTCTTAGTGAGTACCTGCAGTGTACAATTACAACTTTTGTCAGATTTTTTTCATGTACACTCTTGTGATAAGAAATAAGATTAGTTTTTGCTAATGTTTCAGGACTAGTTTGTGTTAGAGCCCACTCTCTTGCTAAATTTAAAAGCATGATGAAATTTTTAACCATCTTATAATGATGGTAGCTTGTATATGTTAAAAAGGCTTAACTGAGTTGTTTTAGAGCTGCTAGTTGATAGTATTATTTGAATGTTTGCAAACAGAAAATTAGGTAGAACATTTCCTGATAATTAAAGACAATCTGCATAACCATGTCTTTAAATCATTTAAATCCACTCATCTCAGCCTGAACTACAGTGGTACTACCACCCCATCATAATCTATTCTGCCTGTATATACTACCTTTTGTCCTAAAGTGATAAACTGTTGCAGGGATaattttattctatttattttctttgattctcccccccccccccccaaatgataTTGCTTGTCCCTTAATAAATGGTGAGGAAAATTAACCTTTCCTTAAACTGTATTAATACCTCCACCTAGTGGTATGACTTATACATTAGAATACAGTACTTCACTTATTTCAAATGAGTGCCATAATCAGTTAGATCCAAACTTTGCACTTTTTCATATTCCACTTATATGGCTGCTGAATTTTCATATTAACTTGGGATACAAGTAGGATCACTTCATATGCTGTCCTTTTCACATGATTTAAGTTGGCAAGTCTGCCTCTGTATGAGATTTACAGTTTGACATTTTGCAACCTGAACCAAatatgttcatttttttaaaaacttttttattttgtccTTGAGGTTCTGCATTTTTGTTCTAGCTTTCAAATATAGAATGCCTGGTACTGTGCTGAAGCTCCAGTATTTCAGATGTTAAATCTAATAGACTTTATTTTCAATAATGTCTATTAGATTTAACATCTGAAATACATGTGAAAATGAGGTAAAGATCCTGTACAAGATTTTTCCATTAAACATGCTAATGATATTGAGCCATGCCCTGGGCTATGCTAAGTATTCATTTTACCACTCCCATTGGCAAAGGAGACTGAAAGCTGCCCTTAGTGAACAGTTGATTATTTCCACAGGAAATCTATAACAGAGCACTGGAATGCGTTGTATGCTATTTTCACCCATTTTGGGAAGAAAGGTTTTGTTGGTGCTCTTTTTGTTAGTTCCCTCTGGGGACAAAGAGTGAGACCAAGTAGGTAAACCAGCTGCTAACAAGATCTTGAAATAATGCATCTAAAATTACAGCAATTGTAaataatagcaaggaaatgttagattatcttttggttTAGCTTATGAATTTTCTTGCAGGAACTTAACTACTCTGCCCTCAGGCAGAGGGAAAaaatctccagctgctcccagctaaAAAGGGTCCTTTTAAAATCCTACAGTCTGTACTTCTGGTTCAGAATGATCCCACCgtgctgccaccatgtcagggttccctccccactctgaactctgggatacagatgtggggacccacatgaaagatcccctaagccagtggtttccaaacttgttccgctgcttgtgcagggaaagcccctggtgggccgggccgctTTGcatacctgccacatctgcagcttcagccaatcgtggctcccagtggctgcagttcggtgcttcaggccaatgggagctgctggaagtggcacgggccaagggatgtactagctgccgcttccagcagctcccattggcctggagcagcgaaccgcagccaatgggagccgcaaacCGGCCTGGtccgccaggggttttccctgcacaatcggcggaacaagtttgggaaccacttccctaagcttcagagtagcagccgtgttagtctgtatccacaaaaagaacaggagtacttgtggcaccttaaagactaacaaatttattttagcatgagctttcgtgagctgcagctcacttcttcggatgcatagaatggaacacacagacaggggatatttattcatacagagaacatgaaaaggtggaagtatgcataccaacaggcagagtctaatcaattgagatgagctaagTATATTCCCTAAGCTTATATttcaccagcttaggttaaaaacttgccaaaggcacaaattcctttccttgtccttagacggtattgctgccaccaccaagtgattttaaacaaacattcagggaggggccacttggagccctatttcccccctcccccccatttgaaaTTATCTTCTTTCTCCATTGGTCCTTCTAGTCAGCTGCCAACTAGGCTAATTGACCtaattaaccccttacaggtagctcagtggtttgagcattggcctgttaaaactggggttgtgagttcaatccctcaGGGGGCCAGTtaaggatctgaggcaaaatcagtacttggtcctgtaggcagggggctggactctgacctttcagggtcccttccagttctatgaaataggtatatctccatatatatgcTGTATCTCTGACCAGAAGAGATTTTATGTtcctgcatacataaaggttgttacccttccttttatatttatgacaggggGAAGTAGTAGATCTGGTATATCTTGACTccagtaaggcttttgattctGTCCCCTTATgatctcataaacaaactggaagggtatattgagtggggtcctgcagggatcagttctatgtctggttctgttcaatatcttcatcaatgatttagataatggcagtgAGAgcacacttacaaagtttgtgggCAATACCAAGTTggcaggggttgcaagtgctttggaggataggattaaaattcaaaatgatctggacaaactggagaaatggtctgaagtaaataggatgaaattcaataaggacaaatgcaaagtactccacttaggaaggaataatcagttgcacacaacaaAACGGGAAATGACTaactaggaaggagtactgcagaaacagatctgggggttataatggattacaagctaaatatgagtcaacagcataatactattgccaaaaaaaaaaaaaaaagcaaacatcattctgggatgcatcagcaggaatgttgtaaaAAAAActtgacctgtgaggaaagacagaaaaaaatgggtttgtttaggctggagaagagaagactgagggacaTGCAGTGGCAGATActtgcccagagctcctgccggggagcagggtcagggcatggggacatgccccactctgcctgcccagtgctcctgccGGGGATTGGGGGAAGcacccatgccccaaccctgctccccagcaggcgtgccaggcaggtggggcaggacaagcccctgcaccccaaccccgctccctgcaggAGCGCCACACAGGCAGGGTGGGGCAAGCCCCTACacctgaccccatttccccagcaagAGTGccagggatgtgggggatgggatggggatgactgcaggtggaagggTTGGGAGGGGCCCCTATTTGCTCTGgtccagggccccacaaacccaTAATCCATCTCTGGGGACACAATAacatttttcaagtacataaaaaaatTGTTACAAAAAGGTGGGTGAAAAATTGttatccttaacctctgaggataggacaagaaacaatggattttaattgcagcaagagaggattaggttggacattaggaaaacttcttaactgtcagggtagttaaacacgaacaaattgcctagggaggttgtggaatctccctcattggaggtttttaggaacaggttagacaaacacctgccaggaatgATCTAGTTATGACTTAGTCCTGCTCTGAgttcaggggattggactagatgacctactgaggtctcttTCAGTCCTACACATCTATGATTCTACAATTAATGTTTTCTTATACATTAAGCTGTTTATCCATTCAACAACTTGTCAATGGAAACTAACTAGCCCTGATTATTTTCTCTTGGCTTCCATTTGACTGATTAAGGCATGGTAGGCTGGATCATGAAAAAACAGCCTGCATGGTGGGGTTTGGTGCAACTAGATTCACAAATGATAGGATCTCACAGAAGGTTAAATCCTGTGTTTCTCCTTTGTTTTGGGTTCTCTAGGTCGACCCCAGGTGCAGTAGTTTACAGTTCTATTTCACTGAAGCTAAAAAATTGTTTATTCTCAAGAACATTAAATTGCAGCAGATTTTCCTGCCAAAATGTGAAATATTTGAACATCTAAAATAGGAAATTGATGTTGCATTGTGCATGGTGGAAATTCCAGGAGGTTTTTTGATTATGCAGTCAACAAAAGAAAGATGAATGAAGTTGGCAGAAATTGATGGGAACATAAGAATTGTTATACCAGATCAGCCCAGTATTTGAGTAGTTCAGTATTCTATTTCTGACTGCTCCCAgttccaggtgcttcaaagggtgGGTTTAACACACAACCGTAGGCAATTATGAAATAACCTAGCCATGGAGGAAATTTATTCCTAATTCCTGGCAGCAAGTGGTTGGTTTATGCCCTAAAACTTGAGGGTTTAAATCACCTGTAAATATAATATCCTAGCTAGTTGTGGCCTCCCCAACTTGCTCCCTGCATCACTTCCTTTCTGTTATACCAGAGGTGGGAGAAGGCTAGTGCAGGAAATGATGGAGCTGAATTTCTACCTTCCACAATGGGAATTTTCTACTATCTGTCAGCAGCTGATTAAGGCCAATTTGTACTGCTTATTTGGTGCACAGAGGCCTTAATGGACCAGAAAAAGGGTGATATGAATTActtaaaaaagtaaaagaaaaatagaTTATTACTTTTGTAACAAAagaaatcattaatgaaaaaaatacagaaaataataGTATATTTTAACAGTGTGTAAATGTAAAAACATATAGAAAAAATATAGAAAAGCAGTCATTTGAGAGAAATGACTTTGTTCCTTCTATATTTTTTATCCAACATAGTAAACAGATACAGTGGGGAAAAGAATTCCGTTTATAACAATGTCCTACAGCTCTGTCACACTGTAATGGGATTCTCTCTGATCTCACAAGCTGAGCAGGGTCAGGAGAGGATGAAGGAGAGATCTCCAACAAAACAAGGTAGGTGCTGGAAGTAATGGCAGTGGATTAGTAAGGTTGGAAAGACACTTTATGTCATTACTGATCCATTGGTCCATTATAGACGGGGAGGTCACTATTCTTTTGGAGGTCCTATCTTTtgaatgaggcataaaagtccaGATCACATGCGGACATTAAAATTCCCATGGCATCTATCTCAAGTTAGGCACATTAATTAATGTCTTAACCAAATTCCAACTTGGGTTAATACCTAATATTGTCCCAGCAGTTTCAAGAGTATTCTTTATGTCCTTCCCTACAATGTTAGGTAAGGTAACATTGGCATGCACTATTAAAAAGCTATATTTCAGTGTCGAGCAAAGCACTTGTTCATCATTTGAAATATGTTTTGGAATCCTTTGGGATGacaataaatatataaatgtaGGTTTTGATGATGATAGCAGCTTTATTGTCACCAGCATTAAATGCCAAGGCAATTGGTACTATAGGAACACCTAAAATTAACAATTGTTGATAAATACATTCTTCAAAAAATCAACTGCCTGTCTGAAACATGGAGAAGGTGGGTAGTCGAAGATAATAACAAACCACAAAAAAGTGTTGGCAGCTCTAGTGATTTTATCATGAATCTTggaatatttggtgtttttctttaagCCACAGCTCTTGGAACCTTGTGATTAcctaagaatctcagctttttaaCTCTTATGGTTGCCAATAACACAAATATAATAAACACAAATGTCAGGGTTTCTGAGGGGCAGCAAGTCTGTTTTGCTCACATGTATATTAATATTATGCTCTATTCTTTCTGGCACAAAGAAAAAGGGTAGCTAGAATGAAGATCTGATTACTATGCAGGAATAATTGTTTAGAGAAGGAGGAGCAGCTCGTAGACATGATGCTCTTGGGATTCATGAGTTTCAAAGGGCATCGAAGCAAATTACTTTTGAgaagaaatctttaaaaatgtgcCTTCCTTCATAACCCAGAGGGTGAGAACACTATTCATTCCTTCAGTGCGGCATGGCTCTTCCTGTTATAACACTTATTCTGACTCCTCTGCCCAAAATTTGGAGCAAAATAAGAGGACAAGGGATTTGGCTTAAACACAAGCAAAGCAAGCAGCCACACAGGGCATGATGTCCCTTGCAAGATCTACAGTTCACGAACTAGCCCTGTATTTGCCAGATGTCTCCAACAGCTTCCCCCCCTTTAGAACACTAATAATTTTAACAAAGTGGAAAGTAACTCTGCCAATTTCCTCACCTGTCAGCTTAGGTAAGTAACAAGGCTAGAGAGAAGCAATATTTCCTGTTTTGAGTGAAAGTACAGAAAGAAGAGAATTTGGTGTAAGTTTTATATTGGATGATGATGCATGAACCAAAAGAACACAGCGTGAGTTTTAGATATCAGGTGGGGTTTGCAAAGCTGGTACTACCAAAATAATTAATCTTGGACATCTAGAATCAGTGTCTAGGCCTTTATACCCTACACATGGCTTGGAAGAGAGGAGTAGGCATCATCTGTGAGAAGACAGGGGCAACTCTGGGCCTGCTTTTTCCATCTTCCTCCCATGAAAGTTAAgctaataaaaaacaacaaatgtTACTGTGGTACCGCTTTTAACCACACGGTGGGGCATGACATCCATGCAACTGCTGTAGATGGGTTGCTCTGATCAAATGAAATTGTATTAAGTGGTCAAATGCCTTCCAGGCTGCACAAACATATGTTCCTGAGGGAAAAAAAATGATACGGATGCTTTTAGGTTGATTAACAATAGCAAATGACTGCAATACACTTTCACAAGTTATTAAGTAGAAAAAAGCAGCTCCATATGTTAGCTGCCAGGACCAGTGAGGTGTACTTGTAGCTATTACTTAATATGGGAGTTTAAACTGGGCTGAAGAACGGTATCATATTCTTTGTGCAATATTTCTATTCTTTGGAAAATAAGCtaaatataattatattttttCCTAGTTACTTGTTCAACTTAAATTAAATCCACCCAGATGGCAAA
The Mauremys mutica isolate MM-2020 ecotype Southern chromosome 16, ASM2049712v1, whole genome shotgun sequence genome window above contains:
- the RAN gene encoding GTP-binding nuclear protein Ran; this translates as MAAQGEPQVQFKLVLVGDGGTGKTTFVKRHLTGEFEKKYVATLGVEVHPLVFHTNRGPIKFNVWDTAGQEKFGGLRDGYYIQAQCAIIMFDVTSRVTYKNVPNWHRDLVRVCENIPIVLCGNKVDIKDRKVKAKSIVFHRKKNLQYYDISAKSNYNFEKPFLWLARKLIGDPNLEFVAMPALAPPEVVMDPALAAQYEQDLQIAQTTALPDEDDDL